CACGGAAAGAGGGCCCTTTTTCAACAGTTCTACTATGTGTAAACGGTTCGGTTCAGATAACGTCTTAAATGTCTTATTCATGGTCGTCTCTTCTTTCATATCTGATTTAAGTGATACATTGTTTACCGCACGACTTTTAAGTGCTCCTCCAAATTATTTATTGTTTGTTTTAGCCCTTCCATCATGCCCATATCCATTGTCGCTTTAAGATCTAGAACTGACGGCAATTGTATATTGACTGTAAGTTTGGTTTTTCCATTGTTTTCAACGAATGTTACCGTAGCAAGATGTTCAGGCAGAGGGCTTTCTACTGGATTAGCTTTTTCATCTGATAAGGTGCTAGTATAGACAATCTTCTCAGGTTCGATGATTTCCTTATATACACTTCTAGACCAGTGTCTCTCACCTTCTGGAGATTCAAAACAGTAGTGCCATATCCCGCCTGGTTGAAGATCAATTGTGCATACAGGCATCGTAAACCCAGCAGGTGCCCACCATTGAGATACATGTTCAGGATCCGTGAAGGCCTTAAAAACGAGATCTCGTGGTGCATCAAATACACGTTCCAGAGTAAAATCTTTCTCCCCAACATTTGTGATGATGTTTCCTGATTCATGATTTTTTGCCATAATAAATCTCTCCTTATGGATATTTGACACGTAACCTACAACCTTTTGGTGAGGGTGTGTCATCTTATGTTCAAATATACACCATAAGGAATATTCCTGTAAAGGAATATTTAATAATCAAATATTCT
This Halobacillus salinarum DNA region includes the following protein-coding sequences:
- a CDS encoding SRPBCC family protein, producing MAKNHESGNIITNVGEKDFTLERVFDAPRDLVFKAFTDPEHVSQWWAPAGFTMPVCTIDLQPGGIWHYCFESPEGERHWSRSVYKEIIEPEKIVYTSTLSDEKANPVESPLPEHLATVTFVENNGKTKLTVNIQLPSVLDLKATMDMGMMEGLKQTINNLEEHLKVVR